Proteins encoded by one window of Flagellimonas lutaonensis:
- a CDS encoding DUF1569 domain-containing protein, translating into MKSLFDKEAYEEIVARIDSLSPDSQRQWGKMSVGQMAWHCQFPLKIAIKNEDKGVRGNPLVRWFFKKSLYNDRPWRKNLPTAPALKAKQEKDFETEVKKLKELVKQCHDIGNRTEWNPHPLFGRFTPEQWGQLQYKHLDHHLRQFGV; encoded by the coding sequence ATGAAATCACTTTTCGACAAAGAAGCGTACGAAGAAATTGTAGCGCGCATTGATAGTCTGTCACCTGACTCGCAACGGCAATGGGGTAAAATGAGCGTGGGACAAATGGCTTGGCACTGCCAGTTTCCACTGAAGATAGCCATCAAGAACGAAGACAAGGGCGTGCGCGGCAACCCTCTGGTTCGCTGGTTCTTTAAAAAATCGCTCTACAACGACAGGCCTTGGCGAAAGAACCTGCCCACCGCCCCCGCTTTAAAGGCAAAACAGGAAAAGGACTTTGAGACAGAAGTGAAAAAATTGAAAGAATTGGTAAAACAGTGCCATGATATCGGCAACCGTACCGAGTGGAACCCCCATCCCCTATTTGGGCGGTTTACCCCAGAGCAATGGGGACAGTTGCAGTACAAGCATCTTGACCACCACCTTCGGCAGTTTGGGGTATAG
- the radC gene encoding RadC family protein gives MQEEKASLSIKDWADDDKPREKLVQKGRSVLSDAELIAILIGSGSKNESAVELSKRILASVGNNLNDLGRLSVKQLMQFKGIGEAKAVTIAAALEIGRRRRREAGQQITKIASSGDAFELLQPLIGELEHEEFWILYLNNSNKVVHKGQLSKGGITGTLVDVRLVMKQALELGAVALILAHNHPSGTLVPSKADKTITQKLKSAAQALDIKVLDHLIIAQKAYLSFADEQLL, from the coding sequence ATGCAAGAAGAAAAGGCATCTTTGTCCATCAAAGACTGGGCCGATGACGATAAACCCAGGGAAAAATTGGTACAAAAGGGGCGTTCGGTGTTGTCAGATGCCGAGCTTATCGCTATTTTGATCGGTTCGGGCTCCAAAAACGAAAGTGCTGTTGAGCTTTCAAAGCGCATTTTGGCTTCGGTCGGCAACAACTTGAACGATTTGGGCCGGCTATCGGTGAAACAGCTGATGCAGTTCAAGGGAATTGGAGAGGCAAAGGCCGTGACCATTGCCGCCGCCCTAGAGATCGGACGACGTCGCCGAAGGGAGGCGGGTCAACAGATTACCAAGATTGCCTCAAGTGGGGATGCTTTTGAGCTTTTGCAGCCCTTGATAGGCGAGTTGGAGCACGAGGAGTTCTGGATTCTGTATCTCAACAACTCCAATAAGGTGGTACATAAGGGCCAATTGAGCAAAGGGGGCATCACAGGTACTTTGGTCGATGTTCGCCTTGTGATGAAACAGGCCCTTGAGCTGGGGGCCGTGGCATTGATTTTGGCGCACAACCACCCTTCGGGTACCCTTGTTCCCAGCAAGGCCGACAAAACAATCACCCAAAAGCTGAAGAGTGCCGCCCAAGCATTGGACATCAAAGTGCTTGACCATTTGATCATTGCCCAAAAAGCATATTTAAGCTTTGCCGACGAACAACTTCTATGA
- a CDS encoding UDP-N-acetylmuramate--L-alanine ligase, whose translation MKVHFIAIGGSAMHNLALALQHKGYEITGSDDIIYEPSKSRLADKGLLPQEFGWFPDKITANLDAVILGMHAKPDNPELLRAQELGLKIYSYPEFLYEQSKEKTRVVIGGSHGKTTITSMILHVLDYHGIAVDYMVGAQLEGFDRMVHLTKENDFIVLEGDEYLSSPIDRRPKFHLYRPNIALLSGIAWDHINVFPTYEGYVEQFKIFVDSIVEGGSIAYNEEDEEVKKVVEASENSIRKLPYGTPDYFVDGGTTYLETPEGPLPIAVFGAHNLNNLAGAKWICQNMGVDEADFYEAIASFKGASKRLEKIAESDYAVVFKDFAHSPSKVAATTRAVKEQYPDRKLVACLELHTYSSLNAEFLKEYRGALDTADYAVVYYSPEAVEIKGLEQVTEQQISDAFQRKDLQVFTDAGSFREWLFSQAKEPANFLLMSSGNYGGLDFGQVKSVMV comes from the coding sequence ATGAAAGTTCATTTTATCGCCATTGGGGGCAGCGCCATGCACAATTTGGCGTTGGCCCTGCAACACAAAGGATACGAGATAACCGGAAGCGACGATATCATTTATGAGCCTTCAAAAAGCCGCTTGGCCGACAAGGGGCTGCTTCCCCAAGAATTTGGGTGGTTTCCAGACAAAATCACCGCAAATCTCGATGCCGTTATCTTAGGCATGCATGCCAAACCTGACAACCCCGAACTTTTAAGGGCGCAGGAATTGGGACTGAAAATTTATTCATATCCTGAGTTTTTGTACGAGCAATCAAAAGAAAAGACCAGGGTGGTGATAGGTGGCAGCCACGGCAAGACCACCATTACCTCAATGATCTTACACGTGCTCGACTACCATGGCATAGCGGTCGATTATATGGTTGGGGCACAATTGGAAGGTTTTGACCGTATGGTACACCTTACCAAAGAGAACGATTTTATTGTCTTGGAGGGAGATGAATACCTTTCGTCGCCCATTGATCGTCGGCCCAAGTTTCACCTGTATCGCCCGAACATCGCCTTGCTGAGCGGTATTGCCTGGGACCATATCAATGTGTTCCCTACCTATGAGGGCTACGTGGAGCAGTTCAAGATTTTTGTCGATAGTATCGTTGAGGGCGGAAGCATTGCCTATAACGAAGAAGACGAAGAGGTCAAGAAAGTGGTCGAGGCATCGGAGAACAGCATACGCAAACTGCCCTATGGCACGCCCGATTATTTTGTCGATGGGGGCACCACCTATCTTGAAACTCCCGAGGGCCCATTGCCCATTGCGGTTTTTGGTGCGCATAATTTGAACAATTTGGCAGGGGCCAAGTGGATCTGCCAGAACATGGGGGTCGATGAGGCCGATTTTTACGAGGCCATTGCCTCGTTCAAAGGAGCCTCAAAGCGCCTTGAAAAAATAGCTGAGTCAGATTATGCGGTGGTGTTCAAAGATTTTGCCCATTCGCCGAGCAAAGTGGCCGCTACCACCAGGGCGGTAAAAGAACAATATCCCGACCGTAAGTTGGTGGCCTGTTTAGAACTGCATACCTATAGCAGTCTCAATGCCGAATTCTTAAAAGAATACCGAGGCGCCTTGGATACCGCTGATTATGCGGTAGTCTACTATTCACCAGAGGCTGTCGAGATCAAAGGGTTGGAGCAGGTGACCGAACAGCAGATATCCGATGCCTTTCAAAGGAAGGATCTGCAGGTCTTTACCGATGCAGGTTCGTTTAGGGAATGGTTGTTTTCACAGGCCAAAGAACCGGCCAATTTTTTGTTGATGAGCTCTGGCAATTATGGCGGATTGGATTTTGGGCAAGTAAAAAGCGTAATGGTATAA
- a CDS encoding DoxX family protein: MNSKVFLVVRILLGLMLLVFGLNKFFQFLPMGEMPEAAGNYFAALSSTHTMTLVAIVEVLAGLALILNKFGALMSLILMSVSVNAVLFHMALAPEGLPPALALLVLNLLALVGYKDKYRDLLKG; this comes from the coding sequence ATGAATTCAAAAGTTTTTTTGGTAGTACGCATTCTATTGGGATTGATGCTACTGGTCTTCGGCCTGAACAAGTTTTTCCAATTTTTGCCAATGGGCGAAATGCCCGAAGCGGCAGGCAATTATTTTGCGGCTTTGTCGAGCACCCACACCATGACTTTGGTGGCCATTGTAGAAGTATTGGCGGGCCTCGCCCTGATACTGAATAAGTTTGGAGCCTTGATGTCTTTGATATTGATGAGTGTTTCAGTCAATGCTGTGTTGTTTCACATGGCCTTGGCCCCTGAGGGATTGCCACCCGCATTGGCCCTTTTGGTGTTGAACCTCTTGGCCTTGGTGGGCTATAAAGACAAATACAGAGACCTGCTCAAAGGGTAA
- a CDS encoding LytR/AlgR family response regulator transcription factor, giving the protein MKIRAVIVEDSRLARNELKELITEYQEIELVGEAENVDMGYDLIQKEAPDLLFLDINMPEKDGFALLEMLDDVPITIFTTAFDEYAIKSFEYNALDYLLKPINKKRFSQAIEKAKAKLEGRLESEKGQPKLNEGSQIFIKEGDQCWLVKIGDISHFEIVGNYTRVYFGNEKPLLYKSLNQIEEKLPEPSFFRANRQQIVNINFIQEVVPWFNGKLKLMMKNGEEIEVSRRQSYEFKDRMSI; this is encoded by the coding sequence ATGAAGATCCGTGCCGTAATAGTGGAAGATTCGCGATTGGCACGTAATGAGCTGAAAGAGCTTATCACGGAATATCAAGAAATAGAACTTGTTGGGGAAGCCGAAAATGTGGATATGGGGTATGATCTAATACAAAAAGAAGCGCCAGATCTATTGTTTTTAGACATCAACATGCCGGAAAAAGATGGCTTTGCCCTGCTAGAAATGCTCGATGATGTACCCATCACTATTTTTACCACCGCATTTGATGAATATGCCATTAAGTCTTTTGAGTACAACGCACTTGATTATCTTTTGAAACCCATTAACAAAAAACGGTTTTCACAAGCGATTGAGAAGGCCAAGGCCAAACTTGAGGGCAGACTCGAGAGTGAGAAAGGGCAACCAAAATTGAATGAGGGAAGCCAAATTTTTATTAAAGAGGGAGACCAATGTTGGTTGGTCAAGATAGGCGATATTTCCCATTTTGAAATTGTGGGGAACTACACCCGCGTATACTTTGGTAATGAGAAACCGCTGCTCTATAAATCGCTGAACCAAATCGAGGAAAAATTACCAGAACCTTCTTTTTTTAGGGCGAACAGGCAACAGATCGTCAACATCAATTTTATTCAAGAGGTGGTGCCATGGTTCAATGGCAAATTAAAGTTGATGATGAAAAATGGCGAGGAAATTGAAGTCTCCCGTCGACAGTCCTATGAATTTAAAGATAGGATGAGCATATAA
- a CDS encoding DUF5723 family protein has protein sequence MKKWKLLILVCLLGTAFLSAQNKQLLYDFYEIPQSLMLNPGVKTPYKWHVGIPVLSGIGFQAGSSGITVNDLFANDGIDFTTKVRDRALYSMSPRDEFSGSGQIEVFYGGFRSANRPDDYYSFGMYGEGFTSVFWPKDLAILAFEGNANNLNRRFDLGHLTLQGEAVNVFHFGVNRKMSDKLNLGVRAKIYSSVFEFKSKRNSGYFVTTPGDDNILENTLVAELELQTSGFKELIDILDEDNNTTQKDLQKWLLGRSFFGGNLGLGADFGFTYQLNENTFLTGSILDVGFIYHSNGLENYTLNGAATNEGIEIILPEDLFQGNNDLWQELVDDLERLVPFGTDQNSFVSLRPIKLNASIRYNFGEGNSGGAPCYCGYDAVNARDFFDYVNSVGGHLFVINRPKGPQAALTAFYQRRLGNVLALKTTYTVDKYSFSNIGLGLNLQAGPVNFYILADNLLGYRNVADSHYASFQFGFNIISWNDN, from the coding sequence ATGAAGAAATGGAAACTGTTGATCTTGGTCTGCCTTCTTGGCACTGCTTTTCTCTCGGCGCAGAACAAACAACTGCTCTACGACTTTTATGAAATTCCCCAATCATTGATGTTGAACCCAGGTGTCAAGACTCCTTACAAGTGGCATGTGGGCATACCGGTGTTGTCAGGTATCGGTTTTCAGGCCGGTAGCAGCGGTATAACAGTGAACGACCTTTTTGCCAACGACGGAATTGATTTCACCACGAAAGTGCGCGACAGGGCGCTATATAGCATGAGCCCAAGGGACGAGTTTAGTGGTAGTGGACAGATAGAGGTTTTTTATGGGGGGTTCAGAAGCGCGAACAGACCTGACGACTATTACTCTTTTGGAATGTACGGCGAGGGTTTTACCAGCGTTTTTTGGCCAAAAGATCTGGCGATTTTGGCCTTTGAGGGAAATGCCAATAATTTGAACAGACGGTTTGACCTAGGGCATCTGACATTACAGGGCGAGGCGGTGAACGTTTTTCACTTTGGGGTAAACCGCAAGATGAGCGACAAACTGAACCTCGGGGTGCGTGCCAAGATTTATTCAAGTGTGTTTGAGTTTAAATCAAAAAGGAATTCTGGCTACTTTGTTACCACTCCCGGCGATGATAATATTTTGGAGAACACCTTGGTGGCAGAACTTGAATTGCAGACATCGGGCTTTAAAGAACTGATAGATATACTGGATGAAGACAACAACACTACACAAAAAGATTTACAGAAATGGTTGCTGGGGCGCTCTTTTTTTGGCGGCAACCTTGGCTTGGGTGCCGATTTTGGATTTACCTATCAGCTGAACGAAAATACTTTCTTGACCGGAAGCATATTGGACGTGGGCTTTATATACCATAGCAACGGACTTGAGAACTATACCCTTAACGGGGCTGCAACCAATGAGGGTATTGAGATCATTTTGCCCGAAGACCTTTTTCAGGGCAACAATGACCTTTGGCAAGAACTGGTCGACGACTTAGAGCGCCTGGTACCCTTTGGCACGGACCAAAACAGTTTTGTTTCCTTACGACCAATAAAGCTGAATGCCTCGATACGCTATAATTTTGGAGAAGGCAATTCGGGCGGGGCGCCATGTTATTGCGGGTATGATGCCGTAAACGCAAGAGATTTTTTTGATTATGTGAACAGTGTCGGTGGCCATTTGTTTGTTATCAATCGCCCCAAGGGTCCACAGGCGGCCTTAACGGCCTTCTATCAAAGAAGGCTGGGCAATGTGCTGGCCCTGAAAACGACCTATACGGTTGACAAGTATTCTTTTTCCAATATTGGCTTGGGGCTTAATCTGCAGGCCGGGCCGGTAAATTTTTACATATTGGCCGATAATTTGTTGGGCTACCGAAATGTGGCCGACAGCCACTACGCATCTTTTCAATTCGGATTTAATATCATATCTTGGAACGATAATTGA
- a CDS encoding class I SAM-dependent methyltransferase, translating to MKQNIEIFETAFVTADFRATDVALSKDRYAHLWPSEGTKIYRKAYVDSVSRHEQFAHCLRNRYFLEAIENLFNEQKIELLINFGCGFSMYPFLLPKTMAHIEIDMPHSINYKKEKIADWCASKKLPDRNISFLEADFTSNYEPQLLEKIASIKENKRSFIFLEGVLFFIGRPETERLFKLFSTIQGTDEYVGSVSFQKEIESRTAFKKLIQFTEERLVANEKFCYQTVEDRYYLNLDDYAMVDHQNTFTVANKYAPATILDPDEVLDEHFYVLKKK from the coding sequence GTGAAACAGAACATTGAAATATTTGAAACAGCCTTTGTAACTGCCGACTTTAGGGCCACAGACGTTGCCCTGAGCAAAGATCGCTATGCACATTTATGGCCGAGCGAGGGCACCAAAATATACCGCAAGGCGTATGTTGATTCCGTTTCACGGCACGAGCAGTTTGCACACTGTTTGCGCAACCGGTATTTCCTCGAGGCCATTGAGAACCTGTTCAACGAGCAAAAAATCGAGCTGCTCATCAATTTTGGGTGCGGCTTTAGCATGTACCCCTTTCTGTTGCCCAAAACCATGGCCCATATCGAAATTGACATGCCTCATTCGATAAATTACAAAAAGGAGAAAATAGCGGATTGGTGTGCATCAAAAAAACTGCCTGACAGAAACATATCCTTTCTGGAAGCCGATTTCACATCAAATTACGAACCGCAGTTACTAGAAAAAATAGCATCCATAAAGGAAAACAAACGTTCGTTCATATTTCTGGAAGGCGTGTTGTTTTTTATCGGCAGACCAGAAACTGAACGCCTTTTCAAACTCTTTTCAACGATTCAGGGCACTGACGAGTATGTCGGCAGTGTTTCGTTTCAAAAGGAAATCGAATCACGCACGGCCTTCAAAAAACTCATTCAATTCACTGAAGAACGATTGGTGGCCAACGAAAAGTTCTGCTATCAGACCGTGGAAGACCGTTATTATTTGAACTTGGACGACTATGCGATGGTCGACCACCAAAATACGTTCACGGTCGCCAATAAATATGCCCCTGCCACAATACTTGACCCCGATGAGGTATTGGACGAACATTTTTACGTCTTAAAGAAAAAATAA
- a CDS encoding SDR family oxidoreductase has product MKISLKGKKALVGGSSRGIGRAVAEQLAESGAGVTLMASSEDTLKKVVANLPTNQGQEHSYLVVDFTDFNAYSERISNFFEKNSVDILVNNTQGPASGGALEKTVEDYQQAFDLLFKSVVFTTQLAIKGMQQNNWGRIINVASVSVKEPLNYLALSNSIRAAVVTWAKSLAFDIGKNGITINNVLTGYFDTDRIAQLNAKKAEKMGIDTAAVRAAMEEQVPMKRIGDPKEYGYLAAFLASENAGYITGTNIPLDGGLLKSL; this is encoded by the coding sequence TTGAAAATTAGTTTGAAGGGAAAAAAAGCCCTGGTGGGCGGAAGCAGCCGCGGTATTGGCCGTGCCGTGGCCGAGCAATTGGCAGAAAGCGGTGCCGGTGTGACCCTAATGGCCAGCAGTGAAGATACCTTGAAAAAAGTGGTTGCCAACCTGCCCACAAACCAAGGCCAAGAACATTCATATTTGGTGGTTGATTTCACGGATTTTAACGCCTATAGTGAGCGAATTTCCAATTTCTTTGAAAAGAACTCTGTGGACATTTTGGTCAATAATACCCAAGGGCCAGCATCGGGAGGTGCCTTGGAGAAAACTGTGGAAGATTACCAGCAGGCCTTTGACCTGTTGTTCAAATCTGTAGTGTTTACAACCCAATTGGCAATCAAGGGCATGCAACAGAACAACTGGGGCCGCATTATCAATGTCGCCTCGGTATCCGTCAAAGAACCCCTTAACTATTTGGCACTCTCAAATTCTATTCGGGCGGCGGTGGTGACATGGGCCAAAAGTTTGGCCTTTGACATAGGCAAGAACGGAATTACCATAAACAATGTGCTCACGGGTTATTTTGATACCGATCGGATTGCCCAGCTCAATGCCAAAAAAGCCGAAAAAATGGGAATCGACACGGCAGCAGTACGTGCTGCAATGGAAGAACAAGTACCCATGAAGCGTATTGGCGACCCCAAAGAATATGGTTATTTGGCGGCGTTCTTGGCCTCTGAAAATGCCGGTTATATTACCGGCACCAATATACCCTTGGATGGTGGCCTATTGAAATCTCTTTAG
- a CDS encoding cupin domain-containing protein yields MPNYNLTDIESREIMPGYHGKMVHANSMSWVFWDVDKGAEVPEHQHVNEQIMHVVDGTFEFTLDGKTAVYRKGDVIVIPPNVPHAGKALTKCKLMDVFCPVREEYR; encoded by the coding sequence ATGCCAAATTACAATCTAACCGATATCGAATCACGTGAGATCATGCCCGGTTATCACGGCAAAATGGTACACGCCAATAGCATGAGCTGGGTTTTTTGGGATGTAGATAAAGGTGCCGAAGTACCCGAACACCAACATGTAAATGAACAGATTATGCATGTGGTCGATGGTACGTTCGAATTTACGTTGGATGGAAAAACGGCCGTGTACCGAAAAGGCGACGTAATCGTTATTCCGCCAAACGTACCGCATGCCGGAAAGGCCCTTACCAAATGCAAGTTGATGGATGTTTTTTGCCCAGTAAGGGAGGAGTATAGATAG
- a CDS encoding replication-associated recombination protein A, whose protein sequence is MSEPLAERIRPKTLDEYISQQHLVGPTGALYNQIKKGMVPSLIFWGPPGTGKTTLAQIIANESGRPFYTLSAISSGVKEVREVIAKAKQSDGLFTSKNPILFIDEIHRFSKSQQDSLLGAVEKGWVTLIGATTENPSFEVIPALLSRCQVYILNAFGKEDLEALLLRAIREDALLKAKKITLNETEALLRLSGGDGRKLLNIFELIVNSEESDQVIITNTLVQQKVQKNTVLYDKAGGQHYDIISAFIKSIRGSDPNAAVYWLARMIEGGEDVKFIARRMVILASEDIGNANPTALVLANATFQSVNIIGYPEARIILSQCATYLASSPKSNASYLAIGNAQQKVRETGDLPVPLHIRNAPTKLMKDLGYGKEYAYAHDYEDNFVQSEFLPEELSGTTFYKPGNNPRENAFREFLKKHWKDKYDF, encoded by the coding sequence TTTGATATTTTGGGGGCCGCCCGGTACGGGCAAGACTACTTTGGCCCAAATAATCGCAAATGAAAGTGGCCGTCCCTTCTATACCTTGAGTGCCATTAGCAGCGGAGTCAAAGAGGTGCGCGAGGTTATTGCCAAAGCGAAACAGAGCGACGGACTGTTCACTTCAAAAAACCCCATTTTATTCATCGATGAAATACACCGGTTCAGCAAATCACAACAAGACTCGCTTTTGGGGGCTGTTGAAAAAGGATGGGTAACGCTTATTGGCGCAACGACCGAAAATCCGAGTTTTGAAGTGATTCCCGCCCTGTTGTCACGATGTCAGGTATACATACTCAATGCCTTCGGAAAAGAAGATCTAGAAGCCCTATTGCTGCGTGCCATAAGAGAAGATGCACTGTTAAAAGCAAAAAAAATAACCCTTAACGAAACCGAGGCCCTACTGCGCCTTTCTGGAGGAGATGGTAGAAAGCTGCTGAACATCTTCGAACTCATTGTAAACTCTGAGGAAAGTGATCAAGTGATCATCACCAATACACTTGTACAGCAGAAAGTCCAGAAAAATACGGTGCTGTATGACAAGGCCGGGGGACAACATTATGATATCATATCGGCATTCATCAAGTCGATCAGGGGCAGCGACCCAAATGCCGCCGTATATTGGCTGGCCCGCATGATCGAGGGGGGCGAAGATGTAAAGTTCATTGCCCGTAGAATGGTCATTTTAGCCTCGGAAGATATCGGAAATGCGAACCCAACGGCCCTGGTACTGGCCAATGCCACTTTTCAAAGCGTCAATATTATCGGGTATCCAGAGGCGCGGATCATTTTGAGCCAGTGTGCCACCTATCTGGCCAGTTCACCAAAAAGCAACGCCAGCTACCTGGCCATTGGCAATGCGCAGCAAAAAGTACGTGAAACAGGTGACCTGCCCGTGCCCTTGCACATAAGAAACGCCCCCACCAAATTAATGAAAGACTTGGGCTATGGCAAAGAATATGCCTATGCCCATGACTATGAGGATAATTTTGTTCAATCAGAATTCTTACCCGAAGAACTATCAGGAACAACATTTTATAAACCCGGAAACAATCCTAGAGAAAACGCCTTTAGGGAATTTTTAAAAAAGCACTGGAAAGACAAGTACGATTTCTAA
- a CDS encoding YjjG family noncanonical pyrimidine nucleotidase translates to MFNGQVTDIFFDLDHTLWDFERNSALTFEKIFLQNGIHVSLPMFLQVYVPINFEYWKLYREEKVTKEELRYQRLKKTFDTLGMSIDRSMIDRLSDDYIRYLSSFNHIIPHTKEVLDYLRPNYRLHIITNGFGEIQHKKLKNAKILHYFEAIINSEMAGVKKPHPRIFELALAKTRVAPENSLMVGDNLEADILGAQAVGFHTLHFNPTQDSNHDFCKIITHLSEIKSIL, encoded by the coding sequence ATGTTTAATGGGCAGGTGACCGATATTTTTTTTGATCTTGACCATACCCTGTGGGATTTTGAAAGAAACTCTGCGCTGACCTTTGAAAAGATATTTCTTCAAAATGGCATCCATGTTTCGCTTCCTATGTTCTTGCAAGTTTATGTACCCATCAATTTTGAATATTGGAAGCTGTACCGTGAAGAAAAGGTCACCAAAGAGGAACTACGCTACCAACGGCTGAAAAAGACATTTGATACGCTTGGGATGTCCATAGACCGCTCAATGATCGACCGTTTGTCAGATGATTATATACGCTACCTGTCAAGTTTTAACCACATCATTCCGCATACAAAAGAGGTGTTGGACTATTTGAGGCCCAATTACAGGCTCCACATCATTACCAATGGTTTTGGGGAAATTCAGCACAAAAAACTAAAAAACGCCAAGATATTGCATTATTTCGAGGCCATTATAAATTCAGAGATGGCGGGGGTCAAAAAGCCACATCCGAGAATTTTTGAACTGGCCTTGGCGAAAACGAGGGTGGCCCCAGAAAACAGCCTGATGGTCGGCGACAATCTAGAGGCCGACATTCTAGGGGCCCAAGCAGTGGGTTTCCATACGTTGCACTTCAATCCCACCCAAGATTCAAACCACGATTTTTGCAAGATCATCACCCATTTGAGTGAAATAAAAAGCATTTTGTAG
- a CDS encoding polysaccharide deacetylase family protein has product MLLIYTHKITARFRYTMRHIFREILGVDIGFTTKVEDFIKHKGPKITYTKKPLQNEFFVRSNDLLFEQGINDFDIRMGDWDGLPCFFEAGDMSAIPFDIFSASFFLLSRYEEYLPHVKDDLGRFPAKESLAYKNGFLELPVVNLWANKLFGVLQQRFPDIKRKTRAYRYTSIINVTTSHSFALRGLARSLGGLLFDLGKFRLRRVAQRFMVLLGLRKDPYDNFSLLIELHKKYPVKTMFFFQFAEYSTHDKNISPNNNKFRYLIKAIADYSVVALSTSFHAGGNLELLKTEKKRLAKLINRPVNYSRLRYNKVNVPTTYRNLIEAEFTDDFSMGYTHELGFRAGTCTPFYFYDINLEEQQPLKVHPFAVHDYALTGYKSIADALEKVDGMYRQVKTVNGEFITVFSNELLGSKQQIDWIQLYQNFLKRYYV; this is encoded by the coding sequence ATGTTGCTCATCTATACCCATAAGATAACGGCCCGCTTTCGCTATACCATGCGGCATATTTTTAGGGAGATATTGGGCGTGGACATTGGCTTTACCACCAAGGTAGAGGATTTTATAAAGCATAAGGGCCCTAAGATCACCTATACCAAAAAACCCCTGCAGAACGAATTTTTTGTACGTAGCAACGATTTGCTTTTCGAACAGGGAATCAACGATTTTGATATCCGCATGGGCGATTGGGATGGCCTGCCCTGTTTTTTTGAAGCAGGTGACATGAGTGCGATACCCTTCGATATTTTTTCGGCGAGTTTCTTTCTCTTGAGCCGTTATGAAGAATACCTGCCCCACGTGAAGGATGACCTGGGCCGGTTTCCGGCTAAAGAAAGCCTCGCTTACAAAAACGGTTTTTTAGAGTTGCCGGTGGTAAATCTTTGGGCAAACAAATTGTTTGGGGTACTCCAACAGCGTTTTCCCGATATCAAGCGAAAGACCAGGGCCTATCGCTATACCTCCATTATCAATGTGACCACCTCGCACAGTTTTGCGCTAAGGGGCCTTGCCCGAAGTTTGGGCGGCCTATTGTTCGATCTGGGCAAGTTTAGGCTGCGCAGGGTGGCACAGCGGTTTATGGTACTGTTGGGTCTAAGAAAAGACCCATACGACAACTTTTCGCTCTTGATCGAACTGCACAAAAAATATCCGGTAAAGACCATGTTTTTCTTTCAGTTTGCCGAGTATTCGACCCATGACAAGAACATCTCGCCCAACAATAACAAATTTCGGTACCTGATAAAGGCCATTGCCGATTACAGCGTGGTGGCATTGAGCACCTCTTTTCATGCCGGCGGTAATCTAGAGTTGTTAAAAACAGAGAAGAAACGGTTGGCAAAGCTTATAAACAGGCCCGTAAACTATTCTCGGCTACGGTACAACAAGGTGAATGTGCCTACGACCTATCGCAATTTGATAGAGGCAGAGTTCACCGATGATTTTAGCATGGGCTACACCCACGAATTGGGCTTTCGCGCCGGCACCTGCACTCCTTTCTATTTTTACGATATTAACCTAGAAGAACAGCAACCGCTGAAGGTACACCCGTTTGCCGTACATGATTATGCCCTTACGGGATATAAAAGCATCGCAGATGCCCTTGAGAAAGTCGATGGTATGTACCGTCAGGTCAAAACTGTGAACGGGGAGTTTATCACGGTATTTTCCAATGAACTATTGGGAAGCAAACAGCAGATTGACTGGATCCAGCTGTACCAAAACTTTTTAAAGCGCTATTATGTTTAA